A window of the Theileria parva strain Muguga chromosome 2, complete sequence, whole genome shotgun sequence genome harbors these coding sequences:
- the UBP4 gene encoding Ubiquitin carboxyl-terminal hydrolase family protein, with amino-acid sequence MGFFTDSGSSKHSEVSSRSSSPSNESSNVENRNIMYMLKNCLILSKDGNKKAICDEGVKFSGLENNLNNCYSNVVIQSLYSYHEFRNRMIKMKKTGGAISSELAKLYSKCVTQSDIQSTKGFLKKVCSTKDDFILGDQQDAHEFLTYILNAMIDEIRNLEDEYVKPKTFMSSKSGGKRKLEKKTWLNELVEGCVKSETRCHECYSVTGMTEPFITLSLNIFDNCDINLCLQRYCDDELLSGKNQFFCEKCDKYCDASKRIVFDLMPPLLILHLKRFKYTTKPGSSLCSVYERLPYSVVCSNVIQVNCKRHPCPIVYELFSIISHIGTSPDYGHYINISELGGNWFRCDDASILKLDDYHSEIGDETTSGNDASYILFYRIKE; translated from the exons atggGATTTTTTACTGATAGTGGCTCCTCCAAACACTCAGAAGTTTCGTCCAGATCATCGTCGCCATCAAATGAAAGTTCTAACGTAGAAAATAGaaatataatgtatatGTTGAAGAATTGTTTAATTCTTTCCAAAGATGGCAATAAGAAAGCTATATGTGATGAGGGTGTCAAATTCAGTGGATTAGAAAAcaatttgaataattgtTATTCTAACGTAGTGATACAATCCCTATATTCATATCACGAATTTAGAAATagaatgataaaaatgaaaaaaacgggg GGCGCAATCTCATCGGAGCTGGctaaattatatagtaaatgtGTTACTCAGTCtg ATATTCAGTCTACTAAAggatttttgaaaaaagtGTGTAGTACAAAGG atGATTTTATACTCGGAGACCAGCAGGATGCACATGAATTTTTGACTTATATACTTAACGCTATGATAGATGAAATCAGAAACTTAGAAGACGAGTATGTTAAACCTAAAACATTTATGAGCTCTAAAAGTGGCGGGAAAAGAAAACTTGAGAAGAAAACGTGGTTAAATGAATTGGTGGAAGGATGTGTAAAATCCGAAACAAGATGTCATGAATGCTATAGCGTTACTGGTATGACAGAACCTTTCATAACCCTCTCACTCAATATTTTCGATAACTGTGATATAAACCTTTGTTTGCAACGCTATTGCGATGATGAACTTCTCTCTGGTAAAAACCAGTTCTTTTGTGAGAAGTGTGATAAGTATTGTGACGCGTCAAAGAGAATCGTCTTTGACCTCATGCCTCccttattaattttacacttaaaGAGGTTTAAATATACCACCAAACCGGGAAGCTCACTGTGTTCAGTGTATGAAAGACTTCCATACTCAGTAGTGTGCTCTAACGTAATTCAGGTAAACTGTAAACGGCATCCATGTCCCATCGTCTACGAACTATTCTCAATTATCTCACACATTGGGACATCTCCCGATTACGGACACTATATAAACATTTCCGAACTCGGAGGAAATTGGTTTAGATGTGACGATGCTTCCATCCTAAAACTCGATGACTACCACTCTGAAATCGGGGATGAAACCACCTCGGGGAACGACGCCAGTTATATCCTGTTTTATCGCATCAAAGAATAg
- a CDS encoding putative integral membrane protein translates to MDSELVERKRLSRESKLENAPKTDPDGVFDEEEEEDEESKKRRLFEQQIELPLLVFFLTFLFPPLGFIFFFINRRLSRESRRYRWFQRALALGSALSVIYTLGICVALHHTVLYKSPNDILGYGYE, encoded by the exons ATGGATTCCGAGTTAGTTGAAAGAAAGCGTTTAAGTAGAGAGTCCAAATTAGAAAACGCTCCTAAAACAGATCCTGACGGAGTTTTtgatgaagaagaggaagaagatgag GAATCTAAGAAAAGACGTTTATTTGAACAACAAATTGAGTTGCCTCTTTTAGTATTCTTCCTAACATTCCTTTTTCCTCCTTTAg GTTTTATATTCTTTTTCATTAATAGAAGACTAAGTAGAGAGTCTCGTAGGTATCGTTGGTTTCAAAGGGCTCTTGCTCTCGGTTCAGCTCTATCGGTTATTTATACACTTGGTATTTGCGTTGCTTTGCATCACACCGTCCTTTATAAAAGTCCTAACGATATACTAGGGTACGGATAcgaataa
- the MCM6 gene encoding MCM2/3/5 family protein: MDGEFTQDGLSHGLNTLQSLSQIQHTVSLNNIHFNDDEDAANIQDNNISRVFDYFLRSYVHTGTTELDEDDMDDDDDDALNEMFLSSTDSTHELYYMKRIYKLVVKESSSSEVLPVHLNHVMGWRHVNIDAPVNLNVQLYRYLVKNFLRMQEPLEDVLQNLVNEISNAVNRVPRKFYLQFLHTPTLIYPLREVKCFMLGELICIRGQVTRVSDVRPELIRATFRCKNCGTVVTDVVQQFKYTTPTKCPTTACLNSSDWELMMDRSHFCDWQKIRIQEVAQEAETGSMPCSIDVIMRNKLVDSVNAGDRVQISGSLIVVPDIPSMLNATQLGEVAKKVMRQGAKRFETFLLSQGITGIRGVGVKQLNHKLSFLATQVTVVNQFRNTFQVGEVDEKFLRAEDLLNISGFEWIREVSSSRDTIDRLSKIIAPNVWGNYEIKKGLLLLLVGGVHKSSRDAKLRGDINMCIVGDPSTAKSQFLKFVESFAPRAVYTSGKGSTAAGLTAAVFKDHDNNDYVLEAGALMYADEGICCIDEFDKMNERDRVAIHEAMEQQTISISKAGIQATLNARASVLAACNPRYGRYDTSKSFKDNVNIPSPLLSRFDLLYTILDENNNQVNRRISEYVCERYNKYTAESSPLITDPEYFNSLNLNPDIVNQNSSDTMLLDSMSMSHEGEGATAFSAADMDASTYYNLSKWDEYTSVKYINPNRRYTQSSMTAPVNKTNANTTTTTQARDTLDSETEHEMNLDELRLYIELCKRLKPLMQDSAKRKLSEYYVELRNGDVQLGKRSLRMTVRQLESLVRLSEAVAKLKFSDFVTSHHVQIAYDIFKSSLLKLTNKTTIQLTTGLKDTSRSSQADTTRTSGEEGAEADQEAGKSFDNMTVSIGLDKYNAIISVLLDKVGEHELTGNLILNNELIEWYLENILMPKTEEEANEWNLKLQHIIYRLSFVDSKLIATQTDEDPENIYRLRVHPNYFSHTHLFTQKNDQYVDELKAYDSQLEEEEDLAGEYDLTNDDTSRTN, from the exons atggATGGAGAATTTACTCAAGACGGATTAAGTCATGGCCTAAATACTCTCCAAAGTTTAAGTCAGATTCAACATACTGTTTCACTTAACAACATACACTTCAATGACGACGAAGATGCAGCGAATATCCaagataataatatatcGCGTGTGTTCGATTACTTTTTGCGATCTTATGTACACACGGGGACTACTGAATTGGATGAAGATGATATGGACGACGACGATGACGACGCATTGAATGAAATGTTCCTTTCTTCCACAGATTCCACCCATGAGTTATACTACATGAAGCGTATCTACAAACTTGTGGTCAAGGAGTCTAGCTCAAGCGAAGTCCTACCCGTTCATTTAAACCACGTCATGGGTTGGAGGCACGTGAATATAGATGCGCCTGTAAACTTGAACGTTCAACTTTACAGATACTTGGTGAAGAATTTTTtgag AATGCAAGAACCATTGGAAGACGTGTTACAGAACTTAGTTAATGAGATCTCTAATGCAGTGAACAGAGTCCCAAGGAAGTTCTATTTACAGTTTTTGCACACCCCAACTTTGATTTACCC GTTGAGGGAAGTCAAGTGCTTTATGCTGGGAGAATTAATTTGCATCAGAGGACAAGTGACGAGAGTTTCAGATGTTAGACCTGAACTCATTAGAGCGACATTTCGCTGTAAGAACTGTGGGACAGTTGTCACGGATGTTGTCCAACAATTCAAATACACCACTCCAACTAAGTGTCCAACCACAGCTTGCCTGAACAGCAGTGACTGGGAGCTAATGATGGACCGATCACACTTTTGTGACTGGCAAAAGATTAGAATACAAGAAGTAGCGCAAGAAGCCGAAACAGGATCAATGCCGTGCAGCATTGACGTGATTATGAGGAACAAACTTGTTGATAGCGTAAATGCAGGAGATAGAGTCCAAATCTCAGGGTCACTGATTGTGGTACCAGATATACCCTCGATGTTAAACGCCACACAATTGGGAGAAGTGGCAAAGAAAGTAATGAGGCAAGGTGCAAAGAGATTTGAGACGTTTTTGTTGTCCCAAGGTATCACTGGTATTAGAGGCGTCGGAGTTAAACAGTTAAATCACAAATTAAGTTTTCTGGCAACCCAAGTCACAGTGGTAAATCAGTTTAGAAACACATTCCAAGTGGGTGAGGTTGACGAAAAGTTCTTGAGAGCAGAAGACCTGCTGAATATCTCTGGATTCGAATGGATCCGTGAAGTGAGTAGCAGCAGGGATACAATTGACAGACTAAGCAAAATAATAGCCCCTAATGTCTGGGGTAATTACGAGATTAAAAAGGGCCTACTTCTTCTATTGGTAGGAGGAGTACACAAGAGTTCTAGGGATGCTAAGCTTCGTGGTGATATAAACATGTGTATTGTGGGAGATCCATCGACTGCTAAGAGCCAGTTCCTTAAATTTGTGGAAAGCTTCGCGCCAAGAGCAGTTTACACCAGTGGAAAGGGGTCCACGGCAGCAGGTTTAACTGCAGCAGTGTTCAAGGACCATGATAACAACGACTATGTCCTTGAAGCAGGAGCCCTAATGTATGCAGATGAAGGAATTTGCTGCATTGACGAGTTTGATAAAATGAACGAGAGAGATAGGGTGGCCATCCATGAAGCAATGGAGCAGCAGACCATCAGTATAAGTAAGGCAGGTATCCAGGCAACACTGAACGCAAGAGCCTCGGTCCTAGCAGCTTGTAACCCAAGATATGGTCGTTATGACACTAGTAAAAGTTTCAAGGATAACGTTAATATCCCATCCCCGCTTTTATCCAGGTTTGACCTCCTGTACACAATCCTGGATGAAAACAACAACCAGGTCAATAGGAGGATTTCAGAGTATGTATGTGAACGATATAACAAATACACAGCTGAATCTTCACCCCTGATCACAGACCCGGAATATTTCAACTCACTTAACTTAAATCCTGATATAGTTAACCAGAACTCAAGTGATACAATGCTTCTGGATAGCATGTCAATGTCCCATGAAGGAGAGGGTGCAACCGCATTCTCAGCTGCAGACATGGATGCATCCACCTACTACAACTTATCAAAGTGGGACGAATACACAAGCGTAAAGTACATTAACCCTAACAGAAGATACACTCAATCAAGTATGACCGCTCCAGTTAATAAAACTAACGCAAACACCACAACAACAACCCAGGCTAGGGACACTTTGGATTCTGAAACTGAACATGAGATGAACCTTGATGAACTGAGACTTTATATTGAGCTTTGCAAGAGGCTGAAGCCGCTAATGCAGGATAGCGCAAAGAGGAAACTGAGTGAATACTATGTGGAACTGCGTAATGGAGATGTTCAGCTGGGAAAGCGCTCACTGAGAATGACTGTGAGGCAGCTGGAATCCCTAGTGAGACTTAGTGAGGCTGTTGCAAAGCTTAAATTCTCTGATTTCGTCACCTCGCATCATGTCCAGATAGCCTATGATATCTTCAAGTCCTCATTACTGAAGTTGACTAACAAAACCACAATTCAACTCACTACTGGTCTTAAGGATACCTCAAGATCATCTCAAGCCGATACTACAAGAACAAGTGGAGAAGAAGGTGCCGAGGCTGACCAAGAAGCCGGGAAGTCCTTCGATAACATGACAGTGAGCATCGGCTTGGACAAATACAACGCAATAATCAGTGTGCTTCTAGACAAAGTTGGGGAACATGAACTAACAGGGAACTTGATCTTGAACAATGAGCTCATTGAGTGGTACTTGGAAAACATACTGATGCCAAAAACAGAAGAAGAAGCCAATGAATGGAACTTGAAACTGCAACATATAATCTACAGACTTTCGTTTGTGGATTCCAAACTGATAGCCACCCAGACCGATGAAGATCCCGAGAATATATACAGACTTAGAGTACATCCAAATTATTTCTCCCATACGCACCTCTTCACACAAAAAAATGATCAGTATGTGGATGAATTAAAGGCCTACGATTCACAGCTagaggaagaagaagacCTGGCTGGCGAATACGATTTAACGAACGACGATACTTCGAGGACTAACTAG
- a CDS encoding putative integral membrane protein translates to MYIIFISVICVVLKNSYCVNYYAGFTFNYSDIDSHVPILGSFYNKLYFFYSNTLVNNGEKKFDYTYHQLDNIHSGLSLFTDSVYDLDKIPGSTKNKHLLGTLESWCYTLTLFLFYPKFSNDIAYKDGNVYNHLFDRCMNLNSNFTNYRKDFDFVEFLNNTDTKLDDIYLFEKFSRMCPRPCYLDKDKLGNCNPSSKFSDLELLNEFVSNPKCYINDFLSYECIPYSFLKRKTVNSFKSLLNPDSNIHVYSNKYSYLYMPKRDELQLSMDDLSYQMFLKLVRNCNTKNCIEIKDLFTTMTLKNFMVKFLVGEIDLNSKNPNEKFKISFGLTFYVDEFRSKNVNHVFDFLIKNVDFDVLYDVLLGPQPLQVNNEENEKPPEEKPKSFKERYNKYIHDKLNKKVIETKPKPPISDFFSNKFEFLNMTGYGQHREVTFSMELNTELLKRLKPINSKYYFKLTHMLDTSVYIDNDELHGLFNLLKDEVDALDLPTNHVLEENGVGKVVLKALKTPFIDIEQPEMNSSPVIYNGYVVLDESVLNLRRLTITLTLNLHTRYMHMIKATTPELFKVDNFRILRNQIGTDYSLSIISQPKLYILNPFTPFENVSLHRSYLRYLRFLRDISFTRFSSSDNGNKENGLNQPENTWVPVFFTQCNNVGVSAKLCQGYRTGLAISTKVINTFFCNPIIREIGGDVIDSSCYMFFSVPVGNQNEYPFIKNVTLFTLLVSCIGSLIMVLRYIDETLKNAEYTTK, encoded by the coding sequence atgtacattattttcatttctGTCATTTGCGTGGtcttaaaaaattcatattgtgttaattattacgCCGGATTTACCTTTAATTATTCCGACATCGACTCCCATGTGCCAATACTCGGTTCTTTCTACAATAAGTTATATTTCTTTTATTCCAACACCTTGGTGAATAATGGAGAAAAGAAATTTGACTACACATACCACCAATTGGACAATATACACTCCGGATTGTCATTGTTTACTGATTCTGTGTATGATTTAGATAAGATTCCTGGTAGTACAAAGAATAAACACTTGCTAGGAACCTTGGAATCATGGtgttacacattaacaTTATTCTTATTCTATCCCAAGTTTTCAAACGACATCGCATACAAGGATGGTAATGTATATAATCACCTGTTTGACAGGTGTATGAATTTAAACAgcaattttacaaattatagGAAGGATTTCGATTTCGTAgagtttttaaataatacaGACACTAAACTTGAtgacatttatttattcgAGAAGTTCTCTCGAATGTGCCCTAGGCCGTGTTACTTGGATAAAGATAAGCTGGGAAATTGTAACCCTAGTTCAAAATTTTCTGACCTTGAGCTGCTAAATGAGTTTGTTTCAAACCCGAAATGTTATATTAACGATTTTTTATCCTACGAATGTATTCCATACTCTTTCCTTAAGAGGAAAACGGTAAACTCATTTAAGTCTCTGTTGAACCCAGACTCTAATATTCACGTTTATTCAAACAAGTATTCTTATTTGTACATGCCAAAGAGAGATGAGCTCCAGCTTTCAATGGATGACTTATCGTATCAAATGTTTCTGAAACTTGTGAGAAACTGTAACACCAAAAACTGTATTGAAATCAAGGATCTTTTCACTACAATGAcactaaaaaattttatggTAAAGTTTCTGGTTGGAGAAATTGACTTGAATTCTAAAAATCCTAATGAAAAGTTCAAAATTTCATTTGGTTTAACATTCTACGTAGACGAATTTAGATCTAAGAATGTTAACCACGTCTTTGATTTTCTCATCAAAAATGTCGATTTTGACGTTCTTTATGATGTTCTTCTGGGACCACAACCTTTACAAGTGAATAATGAAGAAAATGAAAAGCCCCCCGAGGAAAAGCCCAAATCATTCAAGGAAagatataataaatacatACACGATAAACTTAACAAAAAAGTAATAGAGACAAAACCTAAACCACCAATCTCAGATTTTTTctctaataaatttgaatttctGAACATGACTGGCTACGGCCAACACAGAGAAGTTACCTTCTCAATGGAACTGAACACTGAACTTTTGAAAAGGTTAAAGCCAATTAATTCAAAGTACTACTTTAAACTCACACACATGCTTGATACAAGTGTTTACATAGACAATGATGAACTTCACGGATTATTTAACCTTCTTAAAGATGAAGTTGACGCACTTGACCTACCCACTAATCATGTTTTGGAGGAAAACGGAGTTGGTAAAGTTGTTTTAAAGGCCCTTAAGACTCCATTCATTGATATTGAGCAGCCTGAGATGAACTCATCCCCTGTAATTTATAACGGGTACGTCGTTCTGGACGAATCTGTTTTGAATTTAAGGAGGCTTACCATTACTCTTACCCTAAACTTACACACGAGATACATGCATATGATAAAGGCCACAACCCCCGAACTGTTTAAAGTTGACAATTTTAGGATTCTAAGGAACCAAATAGGCACAGATTACTCATTATCCATAATTTCCCAGCCCAAACTATACATTTTGAATCCCTTTACCCCCTTTGAGAATGTGTCTCTCCATAGATCCTATTTAAGGTACCTGAGATTCCTAAGGGATATATCGTTCACAAGGTTTTCCAGCTCTGACAATGGAAATAAAGAGAATGGATTAAATCAGCCTGAGAACACTTGGGTTCCAGTTTTTTTCACCCAGTGTAATAACGTTGGAGTCTCTGCTAAACTATGCCAAGGATACAGAACAGGTCTGGCAATTTCAACGAAGGTTATAAACACATTCTTTTGCAATCCTATAATAAGGGAGATAGGAGGAGATGTCATTGACTCAAGCTGTTACATGTTTTTTTCAGTTCCAGTTGGGAATCAAAATGAATACCCCTTCATAAAAAACGTGACTCTCTTCACCTTGCTGGTATCCTGCATAGGATCTCTGATCATGGTACTGAGGTACATAGATGAAACTCTTAAAAATGCAGAATATACGACTAAATAA